The following nucleotide sequence is from Desulfovibrio sp. X2.
TGCTCCTCGGGCTTCTGGCGGTTCACGCCCTGGGCGATGTCCGGGGACTGCTTGTCCACCGAGGACATGACCGCGCAGGTCTCCCAGTCGAAGCCCATGTCCGAGCTGTTGTAGCCGATCTCCTTGATCGTGGAGCGCACGATCTCGGGGAAGTGGGCGTAGGCGGAGGTGGTGATCTCGCCCGCGATGAAGGCCATGCCCGTGGTCACCAGGGTCTCGCAGGCCACCCGGCACTCGGGGTCCTGGGCCATGATGGCGTCGAGCACGCCGTCGGAGATGGCGTCTGCGACCTTGTCGGGATGGCCCTCGGTCACGGACTCGGACGTGAAGAGGTACTTGCCCTGGCACTGGATCATGAAGGATGCCTCCTTGGCGTGAGTATGGCCGGTTCGGGGCCGCTGGCGGTGGGCGCCACGGTCATTTCGTCCCGACGACGGCGTTGTCCTGGCCCAGGAGCACGACGCGGGGCTTGTGGCCCGCGATCTCGCCCTCGTCAAGCCAGACGAAGCTGCAGATGATGATCTTGTCCCCGGGGGCGGCGAGCCTGGCCGCCGCGCCGTTGAGGCAGATCTGCCCGGGCTCGCCCGGGATGGCGTAGGTGGTCAGACGGGCCCCGTTGTTCACGTCGTACACGTCCACCTGCTCGTTCGGCAAGATGTCCGCGGCGCGCAGAAGCTCGGGGTCGATGGAAATGCTTCCCTCGTACTCGATGTCACAGCCGGTGAGGGTCGCGCGATGAAGCTTGGAGCGGAGAAAACAGCGTTTCATGTCTCGTGTTCAACCATTGAGCAGAATATTGTCGATGAGCCTGGCCTTGCCGAGATAGACGGCCACGGCGAGCACGGCCCCCTCCTCGCCGATGCGGGCGAGCGGGGTCATGGTCTCGGGGTGGACGATCTCCACGTAGTCCGCGCGGCCGAGGGGGATGTGCTCGGCGTAGTGCGCGCGCACGCGCCCGGCGATCGTCGCCGCGTCGCGTTCTCCGGCATGCACCAGGTCCCGGGCCAGACGCAGCCCCTCGAAGATTCGGGGTGCCTGCGCCCGTTCAACCGGAGTCAGATAGACATTTCTCGAACTCATGGCAAGGCCGTCGGCCTCGCGCACGATCGCATGTCCCGCGATCTCGACCGGAATGAAGAGGGCCCGGACCAGGGCCCGGATCACGGCCAGCTGCTGGCGGTCCTTCTCGCCGAACACGGCGAGCGCGGGCATGGCCAGCATGAGCAGCTTCGTGACCACCGTGGCCACGCCGCGGAAATGCACGGGCCTTGTCACGCCGCAAAGGCCGGCGGCCACCTCGGGCACCTCCACCCAGACGTCCGAGCTCCCGGGATACATGCTTGCCGGCTCCGGGCAGAAGAGGACGTCCGCGCCATGCTCCTCGGCCAGGGCCGCGTCGCGCTCGAGGTCGCGCGGATAGGCTTCCAGGTCCTCGCCCGGCCCGAA
It contains:
- the panD gene encoding aspartate 1-decarboxylase; translated protein: MKRCFLRSKLHRATLTGCDIEYEGSISIDPELLRAADILPNEQVDVYDVNNGARLTTYAIPGEPGQICLNGAAARLAAPGDKIIICSFVWLDEGEIAGHKPRVVLLGQDNAVVGTK
- the panC gene encoding pantoate--beta-alanine ligase — its product is MEIIKDPSRLQEICWQWRAEGIRVGLVPTMGYLHKGHASLMDEARAKSDRLVVSLFVNPSQFGPGEDLEAYPRDLERDAALAEEHGADVLFCPEPASMYPGSSDVWVEVPEVAAGLCGVTRPVHFRGVATVVTKLLMLAMPALAVFGEKDRQQLAVIRALVRALFIPVEIAGHAIVREADGLAMSSRNVYLTPVERAQAPRIFEGLRLARDLVHAGERDAATIAGRVRAHYAEHIPLGRADYVEIVHPETMTPLARIGEEGAVLAVAVYLGKARLIDNILLNG